A single genomic interval of Amycolatopsis albispora harbors:
- a CDS encoding STAS domain-containing protein, with amino-acid sequence MTSDVMASSEGPPLSVRTERLGATVLVVVGGEIDLLTAPRVRAAGAEVLRERPSRLVLDLTDVVFLASAGLEAMVSLRDEAGEATELRVVAGGTATLRPLEITGLTEVLDVYRTREEALGRN; translated from the coding sequence GTGACTTCCGACGTGATGGCGTCCAGCGAGGGCCCTCCCCTGTCCGTGCGGACGGAGCGGCTCGGCGCCACGGTGCTCGTGGTGGTGGGCGGCGAAATCGACCTGCTCACCGCGCCCCGCGTGCGGGCCGCGGGTGCCGAAGTGCTGCGGGAGCGGCCGTCCCGGCTCGTCCTGGACCTGACCGACGTGGTGTTCCTGGCGTCGGCCGGGCTGGAGGCCATGGTCTCGCTGCGCGACGAAGCCGGGGAAGCCACCGAACTGCGCGTGGTCGCGGGCGGCACCGCCACCCTCCGCCCGCTGGAAATCACCGGGCTGACCGAGGTGCTCGACGTCTACCGCACCCGTGAAGAAGCGCTCGGCCGGAATTAA